The following are encoded together in the Streptomyces asoensis genome:
- a CDS encoding metallophosphoesterase produces the protein MTQGAGQGPEVERTATLRDFRVPGYVNETGPYDHGTEPGNTAPPLEEPLEHPDGYTPTQRDLPVISRRGDTLQVAVDPATTHAPVPSTGPGPLFVVGDVHGYLDELVAALQEKGLVDSAGNWCAGTARLWFLGDFTDRGPDGIGVIDLVMRLSAEAAAAGGYCKALMGNHELLLLGAKRFGDTPVNSGAGTATFQAAWLLNGGQKYDMDRLQDHHLQWMARLDAVEEVDGHLLVHSDTTAYLDYGDSIEAVNDTVRETITRNDADEVWDLFRKFTKRFSFRDEGGADAVRSLLDTYGGTRIVHGHSPIPYLLGEVGSEEDEDSGGPHVEGPHVYADGLAIAMDGGVTMAGKLLVQQLPLES, from the coding sequence ATGACTCAGGGGGCCGGTCAGGGACCCGAGGTGGAGCGTACGGCGACGTTGCGCGACTTCCGGGTGCCCGGGTACGTCAACGAGACCGGTCCGTACGACCACGGCACGGAGCCCGGCAATACCGCGCCGCCCCTCGAGGAACCGCTGGAACATCCGGACGGTTACACGCCGACCCAGCGCGACCTGCCGGTCATCAGCCGACGCGGCGACACCCTCCAGGTGGCCGTCGACCCCGCGACGACCCACGCCCCGGTTCCCTCGACCGGCCCGGGACCGCTGTTCGTCGTCGGCGACGTGCACGGCTACCTCGACGAACTGGTGGCCGCTCTCCAGGAGAAGGGCCTGGTCGACTCCGCGGGCAACTGGTGCGCGGGCACCGCCCGGCTGTGGTTCCTCGGCGACTTCACCGACCGCGGCCCGGACGGCATCGGGGTCATCGACCTCGTCATGCGGCTCTCCGCCGAAGCCGCCGCGGCCGGCGGGTACTGCAAGGCCCTCATGGGCAACCACGAACTGCTGCTGCTCGGCGCCAAGCGCTTCGGGGACACCCCCGTCAACTCCGGCGCGGGCACCGCCACCTTCCAGGCCGCCTGGCTGCTCAACGGCGGCCAGAAGTACGACATGGACCGTCTCCAGGACCACCACCTCCAGTGGATGGCCCGCCTCGACGCCGTCGAGGAGGTCGACGGTCATCTGCTCGTCCACTCCGACACCACCGCCTACCTCGACTACGGCGACTCGATCGAGGCGGTCAACGACACCGTCCGCGAGACGATCACGCGTAATGACGCGGACGAAGTGTGGGACCTGTTCCGCAAGTTCACCAAGCGCTTCTCCTTCCGCGACGAGGGCGGCGCCGACGCCGTTCGCTCACTGCTCGATACGTACGGCGGCACCCGGATCGTTCACGGTCACAGCCCGATTCCCTATCTTCTGGGCGAAGTCGGCTCCGAGGAGGACGAGGACAGCGGCGGCCCGCACGTCGAGGGGCCCCACGTCTACGCGGACGGCCTGGCCATCGCGATGGACGGCGGCGTGACGATGGCCGGAAAACTGCTGGTCCAGCAACTGCCCCTGGAATCCTGA
- a CDS encoding VWA domain-containing protein, which produces MTARSMSKGANLPVDAPDVQVELSWAEGAGGPDIDASALLLAQDGRVRDDTDFVFYNQPLHASGAVRHLGKRRDAGTMTDTVRVDLRSLESAITRVVLCASADGGTFGQVRGLTLRLLGTGSGSELARFEMQAGTETAFIAGELYLREGRWKFRAVGQGYASGLAGVATDFGITVDEEPERAPTSAGPAPLAPPPLTPPSPLAPPPPLAAPSPVAPPHAPPPVAPASGGVSGARLSKEEERLPVDMRKRLSLRKEQVAVSLRKHGAVGVSARVVLVLDASGSMSFLYSRGVVADVVERMAAVAAQLDDDGEMQAWTFASEAARLPDLRLGELPEWLRLHVRVGEMSLFRRSKKPRRGMEPGQIDMRTIGIQNEEQKAIAQVRSYVRENPAAAPTLVLFFSDGGVHRDAAIERELRAAVEEPIFWQFVGLGRSDYGVLERFDTLPGRRVDNVGFFAVDDISTVPDQELYDRLLSEFPSWIKAARHAGIL; this is translated from the coding sequence ATGACAGCGCGATCCATGAGCAAGGGTGCCAATCTGCCGGTCGACGCGCCGGACGTACAGGTCGAACTCAGCTGGGCCGAGGGGGCCGGCGGGCCGGACATCGACGCCTCGGCGCTGCTGCTGGCGCAGGACGGGCGGGTTCGTGACGACACGGACTTCGTCTTCTACAACCAGCCGTTGCACGCGTCGGGCGCCGTGCGCCACCTCGGCAAGCGGCGCGACGCCGGAACCATGACCGACACGGTCCGGGTGGACCTCCGCTCGCTGGAGAGCGCGATCACACGTGTGGTGCTGTGTGCGTCGGCCGACGGCGGCACCTTCGGGCAGGTGCGGGGCCTGACGCTGAGACTGCTCGGCACCGGGTCCGGCTCCGAACTGGCCCGCTTCGAGATGCAGGCCGGTACGGAGACGGCGTTCATCGCGGGTGAGCTGTACCTGCGCGAGGGACGCTGGAAGTTCCGGGCGGTCGGACAGGGCTACGCCTCCGGGCTCGCCGGAGTGGCCACGGACTTCGGGATCACGGTCGACGAGGAGCCGGAGAGGGCGCCCACGTCGGCCGGCCCGGCGCCGCTCGCCCCTCCGCCGCTCACCCCGCCATCGCCGCTCGCCCCTCCGCCTCCGCTTGCCGCCCCCTCGCCGGTCGCTCCTCCGCACGCGCCGCCGCCGGTAGCCCCGGCGTCCGGCGGGGTGTCCGGGGCGCGGTTGTCCAAGGAGGAGGAGCGGCTTCCCGTCGACATGCGCAAGCGGCTGTCCCTGCGCAAGGAGCAGGTGGCCGTCAGCCTGAGAAAGCACGGGGCGGTCGGGGTCAGCGCGCGGGTCGTGCTCGTACTCGACGCCTCGGGGTCCATGTCGTTCCTGTACTCGCGCGGGGTCGTGGCGGACGTCGTGGAGCGGATGGCGGCCGTGGCGGCACAGCTCGACGACGACGGGGAGATGCAGGCCTGGACGTTCGCCAGTGAGGCCGCACGCCTCCCCGACCTGCGGCTGGGCGAGCTTCCCGAGTGGCTGCGGCTGCATGTGCGGGTGGGCGAGATGAGCCTGTTCCGGCGCAGCAAGAAACCCCGCCGGGGGATGGAACCGGGGCAGATCGACATGCGGACGATCGGCATCCAGAACGAGGAGCAGAAGGCGATCGCGCAGGTCAGGTCGTATGTGCGGGAGAACCCGGCGGCGGCTCCGACGCTGGTGCTCTTCTTCTCCGACGGAGGGGTGCACCGCGACGCGGCGATCGAGCGGGAGCTGCGGGCGGCTGTCGAGGAACCGATCTTCTGGCAGTTCGTGGGGCTGGGACGGTCCGACTACGGAGTGCTGGAGCGGTTCGACACGCTTCCCGGGCGTCGCGTCGACAACGTGGGCTTCTTCGCCGTGGACGACATCAGTACCGTCCCCGACCAGGAGCTCTACGACCGGCTGCTGTCCGAGTTCCCCAGTTGGATCAAGGCAGCGCGTCATGCGGGCATCCTCTGA
- the thiC gene encoding phosphomethylpyrimidine synthase ThiC: MTNKDARTPAFTQNATSDSATSDSAVGGSEPEAGKSIGWHKAYVEGTRPDVRVPVRQVHLTNGQSVTLYDTSGPYTDPLADTDVRRGLSPLRENWIIARGDTEEYAGRPVRPEDDGVKHTSPRGGLRNLDAVFPGRPRLPRRGRGGEAVTQLAYARRGEITPEMEFVALRENVSPEVVREEIAAGRAVLPANVNHPEIEPMIIGKRFLVKVNANIGNSAVTSSIEEEVEKMTWATRWGADTVMDLSTGRNIHTTREWVLRNSPVPIGTVPLYQALEKVDGRAEELTWEIYKDTVVEQAEQGVDYMTVHAGVRLAYVPLTANRKTGIVSRGGSIMAAWCLAHHKESFLYENFEELCEILAAYDVTYSLGDGLRPGSIADANDAAQFAELRTLGELNRIAKRFHVQTMIEGPGHVPMHKIKENIDLQQEICDEAPFYTLGPLTTDVAPAYDHITSGIGAAMIAWWGTAMLCYVTPKEHLGLPNRDDVKTGVITYKIAAHAADLAKGHPGAQDWDDALSDARFEFRWEDQFNLALDPDTAREFHDETLPAEPAKTAHFCSMCGPKFCSMKISQSISERFGGGAADGASAEEIAEGMLAKSKEFAASGNRVYLPLAE; encoded by the coding sequence ATGACCAACAAGGACGCACGCACGCCTGCCTTCACGCAGAACGCGACCAGCGACAGCGCGACCAGCGACAGCGCCGTCGGCGGGAGCGAACCGGAAGCCGGGAAGTCCATCGGCTGGCACAAGGCGTACGTCGAGGGCACCCGCCCCGATGTACGGGTGCCGGTCCGTCAGGTGCATCTCACCAACGGGCAGTCGGTCACCCTGTACGACACCTCCGGCCCGTACACCGATCCGCTCGCCGACACCGACGTCCGCAGGGGCCTGTCGCCGTTGCGGGAGAACTGGATCATCGCGCGCGGGGACACGGAGGAGTACGCGGGCCGTCCCGTCCGTCCCGAGGACGACGGAGTCAAGCACACCTCGCCGCGCGGCGGTCTGCGCAACCTCGACGCGGTCTTCCCGGGGCGGCCGCGCCTGCCGCGCCGTGGCCGGGGCGGCGAGGCGGTGACGCAACTCGCCTATGCGCGTCGGGGGGAGATCACGCCCGAGATGGAGTTCGTCGCCCTCCGCGAGAACGTCTCTCCCGAGGTGGTGCGCGAGGAGATCGCGGCGGGCCGCGCGGTCCTGCCGGCCAACGTCAACCATCCCGAGATCGAGCCGATGATCATCGGCAAGCGGTTCCTGGTGAAGGTCAACGCCAACATCGGCAACTCGGCGGTGACGTCCTCCATCGAGGAGGAGGTCGAGAAGATGACGTGGGCCACCCGGTGGGGCGCCGACACGGTCATGGACCTGTCGACCGGCCGCAACATCCACACGACGCGTGAATGGGTGCTGCGCAACTCCCCCGTCCCCATCGGCACCGTGCCGCTGTACCAGGCGCTGGAGAAGGTCGACGGCCGGGCCGAGGAGCTGACCTGGGAGATCTACAAGGACACGGTCGTCGAGCAGGCCGAGCAGGGCGTGGACTACATGACGGTCCACGCCGGTGTCCGGCTCGCGTACGTGCCGCTCACCGCCAACCGCAAGACCGGCATCGTGTCGCGCGGCGGTTCGATCATGGCGGCCTGGTGCCTCGCGCACCACAAGGAGTCGTTCCTGTACGAGAACTTCGAGGAACTCTGCGAGATCCTCGCCGCCTACGACGTCACGTACTCGCTGGGCGACGGTCTGCGGCCGGGTTCCATCGCGGACGCCAACGACGCGGCACAGTTCGCGGAGTTGAGGACGCTCGGGGAACTCAACCGGATCGCGAAGCGTTTCCATGTACAGACGATGATCGAGGGCCCGGGACATGTCCCGATGCACAAGATCAAGGAGAACATCGACCTTCAGCAGGAGATCTGTGATGAAGCTCCGTTCTATACGCTCGGCCCGCTGACGACGGACGTCGCGCCGGCGTACGACCACATCACCTCCGGCATCGGTGCCGCGATGATCGCCTGGTGGGGCACGGCGATGCTCTGCTACGTCACGCCGAAGGAACACCTGGGCCTGCCCAACCGTGACGACGTCAAGACCGGTGTCATCACTTACAAGATCGCCGCCCACGCGGCCGACCTGGCCAAGGGGCATCCCGGCGCGCAGGACTGGGACGACGCGCTCTCCGACGCCCGCTTCGAGTTCCGCTGGGAGGACCAGTTCAACCTTGCTCTCGATCCGGACACGGCACGGGAGTTCCACGACGAGACACTTCCGGCGGAGCCGGCGAAGACCGCGCACTTCTGCTCGATGTGCGGGCCCAAGTTCTGCTCGATGAAGATCAGCCAGAGCATCAGCGAGCGGTTCGGCGGCGGTGCGGCCGACGGCGCCTCCGCGGAGGAGATAGCCGAGGGCATGCTGGCGAAGTCCAAGGAGTTCGCGGCGAGCGGGAACCGGGTGTACCTGCCGCTGGCCGAGTGA